Part of the Triticum urartu cultivar G1812 chromosome 2, Tu2.1, whole genome shotgun sequence genome, TGCAATTAGCCTATTCATTGATTTATTTCTCAAGTGTATAGTAGCAATAGCTTGCCTGCCATGTCGGATCATGTGGCCAAAAGCCAGCCAGTGTTGTCAATGCCATCTTCAGTACCCTCAAATCTCATGCCATCTTCAGTCACATCCAAGAGGCATCCCTGTTCTTCCGCGAGTGTGACATACATCAGCAGACGTAAACTTGTTGAAGTCGTCGATGGACTGCTCGGTGTGATGACACCAACGTCAACCCATATAAAGCCATCTGTGCATTCTGACTCTGATGGTCTATCTGATGAAGTTTCTCCTTACAAAGCTTGGCTGGTAAGATCAATATTTCTTTCGGTTTTCAGTTGTCTATTTGGTGTCTCATGCAAAGGTTTCTAAAGTTTTGCCATTTGTTGCAGGCAACATGCCCTTCTGCTTTAACTTCCTTCGACCGGATCATAGCAAGTGCGCACGGCAAGAAGATCGCCTTGTTTCTGGACTATGACGGCACGCTTTCGCCTATTGTCAATGATCCCGAGAAGGCTTTCATGTCCCCAGAGGTAACCCACAACTCTGATAAAAATGCTTGGTTTTGAAAATTGCTTGACGCCTTTATGTATGTATAAATATGGTTGCTTCTGAAAAATTGCTTGACGCCTTTATGTATGTAACTTGGTTGCTCAATCTGGAAAACTTCCTTCAGATGCGTGTTGCTGTGAAGAATGTCGCAAAGTTCTTCCCTACAGCGATTGTCAGCGGGAGGTCCCGTGACAAGGTTTGAGCAACTTTTGCACGAGTTGGCATGTGACCGTTGGAATAATCCCTACTTGTATGAAGCTGATGGTATTGTCCTTGCCCCTTCATGTTCAGGTGTTCGAATTTGTAAACCTGAAAGAGCTCTACTACGCTGGAAGTCATGGTATGGACATAATGCTATCTTCTGCAGATTCTGAAAATAAAACAGAAGATGTGAGTACTTCTTTCTTCGTTTACAGAAGTCAGGGTCGGTTGAATTGCTTTATTGGATTGCCTGAAAATATTGGCAAAAAAAATATTGCTTCCTTTTTGCTCTTGCCTTAATACTACAAATATGTGTTTCTGTTTAGGTTTATGATTATTCTCGGAACTCTGCTTTATTGCAGGACAAAGAAGCCAAACTTTTCCAGCCTGCAAGTGAGTTTTTACCCATGATCACTGAGGTACACAGTGCAACACTTTTAAAAGTTACAACAATAAACATGTCACCCTACAATGAAAATACTAACCTACTtactttgttttgttttctgcacaacAGGCTTACAACTCCCTAGTGGAGGCCACAAGATCAATCAAGGGTGCAAATGTTGAGAACAACAAGTTCTGTGTGTCTGTACATTACCGCAACGTCGACAAGCAGGTAGAGTTGATCTCACGTTTCTCTAGCTGCTCTTGCCTCTCCACTCAGTGGCAGAGCGTAGTGGGGACAATTTCGGGCCCTGGCCCCCCTTCCAAGAGGAAAATTTACCAAATACATTTACTTAGCTGCTAATTGCTCTACTAATCGTCCGGTGTCTCTGATCATCCTAGCCTTTTCTATGCCATATACACTCATTTGGCCCCTCCTAATATTTGATTCACGCTCCGCCACTGTCTCCACTTACGGCAACCACTGCAAGTTCCTCTGAAATTTTCGTCTGTCTTGCCTGTTTCCAGGACTGGAATTCGGTCGCGCAGCTTGTCGATGATGTGCTGAAGTCTTTTCCTCGTCTCAAACTAACAACCGGACGAAAGGTAGGAACATTAGAAATCTTCCTTCCACTACGTGTTCTAACTCTTCTATCAGCGTGACAGAAATGTGCATCTCTTCACCACGTACAATGGCGCAGGTTTTAGAGGTTCGTCCAGTGATCGACTGGGATAAGGGGAAGGCAGTTGAGTTCCTGCTCCAGTCGCTCCGGCTAGATGACCCTGGAAGCGTTCTTCCTATCTACATCGGGGACGACCGAACTGACGAAGACGCGTTCAAGGTTTTAAACTATTCTTCTTCAGAAGAAAGGGCCATATGCTCATTCCAGTCACGATTCCACTGAACAAACACCACCTTTCTTCTGTTTGTTTGCCACGATGATCAGGTGCTTCGCGAGCGGAACTGTGGGTACGGAATTATAGTTTCACAGGTGCCCAAGGAGACTGAAGCCTTCTACTCGCTGATAGCTCCATCTGAAGTAAAAACTCTTAACAATTTTCATGCCTGATTTCTGCATCCCTTTTGATTTTGCTCGGTCAATTTCTCACCTATCTGGCCGTTTCACTGGCCAAATTGCCACGCAGGTGATGGAGTTCCTGGATTCCTTGGTGAGATGGAAGGAGCAACAGCAGCCAGCCCATGATCAAGAATGATAATAACCCAGGAATAGCACATCATCAGTTGATTTCAGTTTAGTCTTCTGGCAGAAATGACAGTAGCAGATTAGCATCTCCGGGGTGACTATTTCGCAGCGCCGGAGGTGGATAGGGTCGTAGCCCAAACCTACCAAGATGACTTTTCTCTTGTTGTTTTCTCTTTGTTTAGCACTGGCAAAGTGGAAATTTTTGTCCACCTTCGCCCATGAAACTCGGAATAATGTACATCATTTGTGACTTCTTTTGCACGAAATGGCTTTGGTGAAGTTTGACATCCGCCAACTATGCTGCAGTCCGGTGTTTATACGTTTTAGCGTTTCCACTTGTCGCTACTCTAACTTGAAAGTGACAGGCAAACAGTAGGGACAACACAACGAGAGTTTCGTACTAGTTTATTGGACCGGTAGGTGGTAGCTCTGACCTGATGATAGGGAGACGGTAGAGCCTCTCAGAATATCCATGAACCGGACCACACCTCAGTTTAATAACTTTGATCGTACAATGATTTGTGTTGTCATGGAGTAGATTCCTGCAACTCCACTCATAAGAAAAGAGCTGGTCCAGCTTATGACAACACCGAACACAAAAACACCTGCCAAAAACCACAATATCATCCGACACAAAAGAAAGGAAACCACGATACCATGACCACCCTACCTATGAATTAGACCATGAGGGCTTAGAGCATCCGAGAGTGAGCAGTCTGTCCTCAAATAATCTCTTCCGCAATTAGATACCTCAATTTAAAAAGCTCAAATCCATACAATTACATGCAACATAAAACCTAATCTAAGCGGAGCTGGCTCGCAGGACTAAAGGCGTTGCTGTCTCCTGTGTCCTACTCTTTCTCGTCGGAGCACAGAACCTTGATGGTGTCGGTGGACGTGAGATCGATGATGGATCCGTCTTGGAGGAGCCGGCGACATCCACCACGACACGGTTGTGGCGCCAGACTGGTGCACCATGCGGGGCGCCAGGGAATGCGACTCTGACTCGCCAACGTCCATCGCCGCGAGGGATATCGCCGTCTTCCGCGCCCGCTGCCTCGCACGGTAGGCATGCCACGCCATATTTGCTTCGGACGACGCCCATGTGTTCATCTCCGTCTCGGCACGCCAACGAAGGGGTTGCGCATCTGCCACCGTGTTCGGATGCCAGATGGACCGCCC contains:
- the LOC125533861 gene encoding probable trehalose-phosphate phosphatase 5, whose translation is MSDHVAKSQPVLSMPSSVPSNLMPSSVTSKRHPCSSASVTYISRRKLVEVVDGLLGVMTPTSTHIKPSVHSDSDGLSDEVSPYKAWLATCPSALTSFDRIIASAHGKKIALFLDYDGTLSPIVNDPEKAFMSPEMRVAVKNVAKFFPTAIVSGRSRDKVFEFVNLKELYYAGSHGMDIMLSSADSENKTEDVYDYSRNSALLQDKEAKLFQPASEFLPMITEAYNSLVEATRSIKGANVENNKFCVSVHYRNVDKQDWNSVAQLVDDVLKSFPRLKLTTGRKVLEVRPVIDWDKGKAVEFLLQSLRLDDPGSVLPIYIGDDRTDEDAFKVLRERNCGYGIIVSQVPKETEAFYSLIAPSEVMEFLDSLVRWKEQQQPAHDQE